One window from the genome of Musa acuminata AAA Group cultivar baxijiao chromosome BXJ1-4, Cavendish_Baxijiao_AAA, whole genome shotgun sequence encodes:
- the LOC135655507 gene encoding homeobox protein knotted-1-like 3: MQSDQGLGMEMGVGAGGECSSSAAAAEQQLLKAEMAVHPLWEQLLGAHVGCLRVATPIDHLPLIDAQLAQSHHLVRSYAAGRRPLLSPHEKQELDSFLAQYLMVLCSFREQLQQHVRVHAVEAVIACREIEQSLQDLTGATLEEGSGATMSDDEDELQMDCPLDISVEGHDMMGFGPLLPTESERSLMERVRQELKIELKQGFRSRIEDVREEILRKRRAGKLPGDTTSILKQWWQQNSKWPYPTEDDKAKLVEETGLQLKQINNWFINQRKRNWHNSSQSATTLKSKRKK; the protein is encoded by the exons ATGCAAAGTGATCAAGGTCTGGGCATGGAGATGGGAGTAGGTGCAGGAGGGGAGTGCTCCTCTTCCGCCGCAGCGGCGGAGCAGCAGCTTCTGAAGGCGGAGATGGCGGTGCACCCGCTGTGGGAACAGCTGCTGGGGGCTCACGTCGGCTGCCTCCGGGTGGCCACGCCGATCGATCACCTACCGCTGATCGACGCGCAGCTGGCGCAGTCGCACCACCTGGTCCGGTCCTATGCCGCCGGTCGTCGCCCCTTGCTTTCCCCCCACGAGAAGCAAGAACTCGACTCCTTCCTG GCGCAGTATCTTATGGTGTTGTGCTCGTTCAGAGAGCAGCTCCAGCAACACGTCCGTGTCCACGCCGTGGAGGCCGTCATAGCTTGCAGGGAGATCGAGCAGTCTTTGCAAGATCTCACAG GAGCAACTCTCGAAGAAGGGTCGGGAGCGACGATGTCGGACGATGAGGACGAGCTGCAGATGGACTGCCCATTAGATATCAGCGTGGAGGGGCATGACATGATGGGATTTGGGCCGCTGCTTCCCACTGAATCGGAGCGGTCTCTGATGGAGAGGGTGAGGCAAGAACTGAAGATTGAACTGAAACAG GGCTTTAGGTCGAGAATCGAGGATGTACGAGAAGAGATACTTCGGAAGAGAAGGGCGGGGAAGCTGCCCGGTGACACCACTTCGATATTGAAGCAATGGTGGCAGCAAAACTCCAAGTGGCCGTACCCTACT GAGGACGACAAAGCAAAGCTGGTGGAGGAGACAGGCCTGCAGCTGAAGCAGATCAACAACTGGTTCATCAACCAACGAAAGCGCAATTGGCACAACAGCTCCCAGTCGGCGACCACTCTCAAGTCCAAGCGCAAGAA GTGA